ttaaatattcttaccACTGCTATATTCATTTTATTCCAGCTGGCCTAAAGAGCTCTGGATGTAGCAAAATATGCCATCAGTAATGGATATGTCAAACATAATGTAgtttaaatgttgttaatttatgcTCTTTTGATTCTTGAAAATCTCTGAGGAGTAGATTCATCATGTAGTGTTGAAACAAATAATAGGCCTAACTTAATGTGTTAtgacaaatattaattaattataattctacTTTACCAGTTTGTAAAAGGCAGTCACACCAGAACAATTGATGAGTTTATCTTGTCGGGAGTAGTTATTCTCTAGTGCTCTCATAACAGGTAGACAATGCTATAAAAGAAAGAGATGTGGTGGTATTACCTTGTATAATCTTTACACAAAAGGTAGTTCTCAGGAATAGCTACatgtaaatacaaacattttattataagatagTTTCTCTAGAACTAGTCTTTCCAGGATTTCCAATACAcaagtattaaaaaacaactgGATATGTAAAGTTTACACAACAGATTTTGAAAGTTGTAATTGAGATATTTGGATATTTGAAAAAATGTCTTGAGATGACCTCCCATCAGCAACTTAAAAATGGCCTCTTATGCAATTAGTAttacttttgtttatgttttgtttaactaTTTGCAAATACAGTAATTTCCAGGTTTAAATTGCTGTTTAATTTAGTTCTCACCattgaatgaaaatattaaaactgattttacaagcattaaatatttatttagattttaaaaaaagcaaaaaggATGAGTGGAAAAGTAAAGCACATTAAATGTTGTATACCTTAGTTGGCGCTATCTTTAGTTAGTGTTAGTAACTAGAACGAATATGCAAAAGTTAAAGCTTATTATCTCAAATGTTCCACCCAGCAGCAGTTCATGTAAGTTAGATAAATAGATATCATGTGGCATTAATtggttaattaatttgttttctatgtATAGATACAATATTATTGAGAGATGATTATACTTTATTGCTTACAGTAGTATGTAAGATTGTTTTTCCTGTGAAGTGTAAATTATTATTccatataaatatgaataataataaagggaagctatttttgtttcaaaacataatcTTAATATGGTGTTATCACCACTTCAATATTCTTATTAGTAGTGTTTGaacttgttcatttttgttttttcaattatcaggtttttttgtttcatcataCTTTCAGAACTGTGTTTATAATGCTTAAACTTTTTAGGTGGTTTTCCAATTCAAAGTGTCTTGTTTCAGGTGGTATTGTCATCAGTTATTCttaaatttgttatgtttttttctcaATAGGAAGTTTCTTGTGATTTATCTGTGAGTGATCTAGAGAAGCAGGAGTTTTCCTTTACACTATATAATTTTAATGGACATGGCAATGTCACTAAAGATGTAagtaatttcatattaattaGTGTCTATCAATACCAGCTGTATTATGTATTTAGCTGATTTTATTAATATCAGAGCcagatttattgtttattaaaataaaagtgattattttacaggcattaaatatttgtttaattagataaaaagtttgaaaacatgtttgaaaattaaGATTTTCTAAAGGTatcaattgaaaaataaaacatgttaaagatTGTATATCTAGGTAGTGTTCAACCACAATTTATAGTTTATGCTAGTGTTATTTACTGGCTTATCAATTTTTAGCCAGTGTATATCAGTGTCAGTTCTAACTTTATCAACTGGCAAAATTTAAGAATGTCATTGGTTAATTGCAAGCTTTGTGAAGTGTTTTGTCAATAACTATAAGTATTCATTGTATGTAAAATAAGACTTATTTTCTCTAGGATGTTGCAGGACTAGTACGATCCATTCACGAAACTTTAGGAAAATCAGTTAAGCTTCCTCCTTCTGGTAGTCGCACAATCAAGGTGAGGTTAGCGATCTCACCTGACTCAACAAGTCCAGCAGAGAAAGAAGCTCCTCAGCCATCTAAAAGTACGACTCAAAAAGAGACGGACAACATTAAAACACCAATGAATGAATATAAACAATGTAGTAACCAGAGTGTAAACACCTGCTCCACCTATTTATCCTTCTCATCACCAGAGAAAGAAAACTCAAAATTCAAGTGCCATAATTCTTCTCCAGTGACTAACAACTTGCTAACAACCACAACTGAAACAAAGCCAACTGGGTGTAATCCTGCTACTCCCAAATCTCAGCGGGGTTGCCGGTCTAGCTCACTACAGAGACAGGAGGTAATACAAGAGAGTGTGGAGAAGTCTTGCTTAGACTGTGCAGAGGAAAATAGGTGAGCATTTTGATGTGTGTTTATCACAATAGATTACATGCATGTGTATATTggtaaaactattaaatttaaccctttcatgatggtTAAAGGCTGTGTATGTTGGTAATTATGgtatcaaattatagattataattcaaaccttAATACtgtatacaagttaatttctaatttaaaagaaatgcaCCTGAATATTGATTCTTATGAATCATGTTGGCtacagcactggttaaaattatgtttgtgatgtcaaaatactaagtctatggttttatatgaattaggaactcaaaaaTTACCAATACCATCAAGCCAGAATATACAATAAGAATCTCGTATATTTTTATgttgctgaaatatgccttgtgtGGTGATTCAAACACAATTGCCCTGTTCAtctctttctatttttggaaacagtcccttatatagaCTTACTTCATTACATGACAAGTGAagaaccaatcaacagcttagaatgtttttttaatgattttctcagccatttttatCTGTTAAAAGGCTATCACATTCTTTCGAATCAAGATTTCAATGAATTAGGTTGTCTTTAGTTTGCTCGAAGTTTTATATTTGGtttagacctaaatacaactTAGAAAcctgaaaaataatttgtttgatatcttcTACATGCAACAAAAGTTGTCAAAGTTCAAAAATTGCAGCTAGAAGAAAgaattatttgctttacttctttatttattattctatattttaagaaaaataagtttgataaccataacttatttctaaataataataataaataataataatgtataataatttaaatatgattatatgttacaaaatactagtccattgaAACATGGCTAAGGCAAGATCACGTTTTAAAGACTAGAGGTCAGTTTTATGTCATTGGATATGGTAAcctgagtgcatgtgcaccacatCAATTCAAGTTATGtaatttgtgatgacaagaaatttCACCAGGCACCattgaaaggtcaatataataaaaattaataaatatataacattacaaaacttaagatatttgtatttgtattttcttatcataatttgtagtcattctagcatgaaaaagagcataatttatatttattttcctttttttttctgtttttttatagttacgaggtcagtcaaattggCAGACCCCACATTGTTAGAGTGCAAAAAAATAAGACAATATATAAAGTctcattgaaaacaaacatttgaaatgtatttaggaggttttagagactacacaaataatatttagagTTTTTGGGGTGAAGAATAGTTTTCTAATCATGACGTGAAATCACTTTGTGCTCAGACTAGGAATGAAATAGGctcgatattttcacaaacaaatttttagtaaaaatacttgatCAAAGAATTTGACTTTTTGTGGACAAAAATTTCTGAAGATAGacatactgcatcaaaagttatagtataagtACTTAATGTGCAGGTGTATGTATAAACTCTTgtatatattataccaagccccgTGCAAAAAGTTTAAAGGTGACAAACAACTTCAGTAGGAAaggtatataatatattaacttttcaagttatgatttattgtttatttagtacTTCTAATTATTATGTAAACTTATAAAGAAtcacatatttttctttctaaaggaGACAGCCCGGAGAAAAGCATTGGCACAAGCGACGACACAGACATCATCGTAGTTGTAGAAACCATATAACTGAGTGTTGTGATCGATATAATCATTATTTGAACTTGGATGGTGATGAAAAGCTCCCTTATGAATCTCGTTATTCTTTTTCCTATGGTCTGTCTGAAAAAAATCATTTGGACTCTCGAATGCCCTACCACCAAGAAGTCACAGAAAATCACTGTAATAAAAAGCTAGGTCATTGTAGTCACCAGAGGTCAAAGTCTCATGATGCCAATACTACTGCTAGACTTTTTCACTACCGTATGTTTTCTGACCAGAAAGATGATTTCTTGAACTTAAATTTTGATCTTTGTGACTTACTCCCTGAAGAAAAATTTGACTGGGAGAGGCAACTACCCCACAGACGATCTAAGTCTTATGATGTTCATGATCATTCAAAATCAAACTTTTTGAATTCTCCTAAAGCAAAGCAACGAACTAACAGAGGTGTTACGTTTACAGCTTCTGCAGCAGGGGCTTCTCCAAACCACCATCACAAGCAAAAACATCGGGAACGTGAAAGGATGCGAACAATGCAACAGGTAGCTGACTGGTTAAAGAAAGAGCACCTTGGTGAAATGTCTAAGGAAGACAGCATCAGTAACTCTCAGGTGGTGATTCAGAGGCATGAGCACCATCACTTTCATGAACATGTGCACCATCATTATCATCATTATATACCTTCTTAGCCTGAATTGTGCTGGACTTGTAAGGGACCACTTGATAAGTTCCAGATTGTCTGTGTTAGTTCATGTTTGCATTACTTCTGCATTGTCCCATTTCCTAAGTGGGCAATAGGACAATTGGTATAAAGTCCCACCAGCAAGTTTACTCAGGTAAAAAGTTCCAAAAAGTAAAACTTCTAATGGTTGAATGTATTCTTTTTAAGTCACAGTATGTTAGaacattaatatttgaattatgaaGAGATTGACTTGTCCTATTTTTTTAGGTTAAGTAATGATAAGATAAACCTATCTAAATGAATGTTATCTCCTCTGTgtgcaaaaaaaaattgtttacttgttaaaaacgtccattttttttatttaaagttcaatGCCATTTCATTATAACTAGATTTTAGAAAGATATTGCTACAGTACAGTACTCTGTTATTTGCATGTTATTGAAGCCATGGAATTTGAGAAGTTTATTGTTCATCAAAGCTTTTCATAATTCTGTTGACATAttcattttcagttaaatactacTAATTTAAAGGTTAGGAAGATATCTTACTCAAAATTGGGCTACCTTATTTGATGTTACTGAACAGAAAATTGCGGGCCaagaaacagttataattaatgtagttttatttcattttcagttaggctattaaaagtatattttcataGAAAGACTCTGAGTTTcagttagaaatattttaatgtattgctTACCTTAAAAAGCTCTTTGGGTGAACAGTTATGAAGATAGCACAGTCTGTGTGAAACTTGGGTCAGAGATTACGGGTCTTAACCATTACAGAGTGTaaggtaaaaaaatgtatttatccatactggttatttttcatttttgagaTACTTTGATAAAACTCGGTAATGTACGAGTCTATTTATGTGAAATCTTTacagtgaaattttatttttcttttagatattttctgttaatttcaATTAGGTTGTTACTTAAGAGATTAAGAACATTTATCaaattgttgttagtgatattttagAATCAACACAACAGAAAAAGTAAGATATAAGAGAAGTAtatgttaagttttattttttatgcaaaaTGAGTTTCAGATCAAAagtgttttttactgttttttttttcctttggtgAATTACGAATGTTTACATCATACTAGTAACATGGAGATTGAGATGGAATATTTTCAATCATGATTTAGAAAGAGTGATTAGCTAATCATGGTGCCATTCAGATTGCAGTTAccaaaattctaaaaatattgtCTCAACAATAATCTCAATCAATATAATTATatggattattttaaaaactgtctt
This sequence is a window from Tachypleus tridentatus isolate NWPU-2018 chromosome 5, ASM421037v1, whole genome shotgun sequence. Protein-coding genes within it:
- the LOC143250874 gene encoding uncharacterized protein LOC143250874 isoform X1; this translates as MGKVQSKHGECFLVNAHFNPLCQTDEDVNRLKTVNYVNRDKNSSSSGLSLSLTGDILQHQVECELGKTENLQVNLQSEALLSELANKYSMEDKPEKAQEEKSEKEERTELSMNEVSCDLSVSDLEKQEFSFTLYNFNGHGNVTKDDVAGLVRSIHETLGKSVKLPPSGSRTIKVRLAISPDSTSPAEKEAPQPSKSTTQKETDNIKTPMNEYKQCSNQSVNTCSTYLSFSSPEKENSKFKCHNSSPVTNNLLTTTTETKPTGCNPATPKSQRGCRSSSLQRQEVIQESVEKSCLDCAEENRRQPGEKHWHKRRHRHHRSCRNHITECCDRYNHYLNLDGDEKLPYESRYSFSYGLSEKNHLDSRMPYHQEVTENHCNKKLGHCSHQRSKSHDANTTARLFHYRMFSDQKDDFLNLNFDLCDLLPEEKFDWERQLPHRRSKSYDVHDHSKSNFLNSPKAKQRTNRGVTFTASAAGASPNHHHKQKHRERERMRTMQQVADWLKKEHLGEMSKEDSISNSQVVIQRHEHHHFHEHVHHHYHHYIPS
- the LOC143250874 gene encoding uncharacterized protein LOC143250874 isoform X2 — its product is MEDKPEKAQEEKSEKEERTELSMNEVSCDLSVSDLEKQEFSFTLYNFNGHGNVTKDDVAGLVRSIHETLGKSVKLPPSGSRTIKVRLAISPDSTSPAEKEAPQPSKSTTQKETDNIKTPMNEYKQCSNQSVNTCSTYLSFSSPEKENSKFKCHNSSPVTNNLLTTTTETKPTGCNPATPKSQRGCRSSSLQRQEVIQESVEKSCLDCAEENRRQPGEKHWHKRRHRHHRSCRNHITECCDRYNHYLNLDGDEKLPYESRYSFSYGLSEKNHLDSRMPYHQEVTENHCNKKLGHCSHQRSKSHDANTTARLFHYRMFSDQKDDFLNLNFDLCDLLPEEKFDWERQLPHRRSKSYDVHDHSKSNFLNSPKAKQRTNRGVTFTASAAGASPNHHHKQKHRERERMRTMQQVADWLKKEHLGEMSKEDSISNSQVVIQRHEHHHFHEHVHHHYHHYIPS